Genomic DNA from Nonomuraea rubra:
TAAACGCAGGTATAGTCCTGGCGCCGTTCGGCCAGCGTCAAGCAGGCCCCCGTGGCCGCCGTGGTCGAGGTCATGGTACGAGCTCGCAACGATTGATGATCGCAACTAGTGGACGGCCGCCCGGCTCAGTACGGTGCTACCAAAAATTGACGATCACCCAGGGGTTGCATATGAGCGAGACCTCGACGATGCCGTTGCACATGCGGCGGGTGGAGTTCCATCCGGCACCGGAGCTGGCTGCCGCGCGGGACGAGGACCGGGTCAAGCGGATCACGACGGCGTTCGGCACCGAAGCCTGGCTCGTGACCCGCTACGCCGACGTCCGGGAGGTGCTGGGCGACGCCGAACGCTTCAAGATCGCCCCCACGAACATCGCGCGCCTGCCCGGAGCGCCGCCCATGACGGAGGAGCAGCTCGCCAAGGTACGCGCGGGCAACCTGCTGGGCGTGGACCCGCCCGAGCACACGCGGCTGCGCCGGATGCTCACGCCGGAGTTCACCATCCGCCGGATCGACAGGCTGGAGCCCCGGATCCGGCGCATCGTCGAGGACCACCTCGACGCGCTCGAGGCCGCGGGCGCGCCCGCCGACCTGGTGCCGTCGTTCGCGCTGCCGATCCCGTCGCTGGTGATCTGCGAGCTGCTCGGGGTGCCGTACGAGGACCGCGAGGGCTTCCAGCAGCGCACCGCCAGGATGCTCGACATGAGCCTGCCGGGCGAGCAGCGCATGATGCTCCAGTTCGAGCAGCGCGCGTACATGGAGGGCCTGATCGCCCGCATCCAGGCCGACCCCGGCGAGGAACTGCTCGGCATGCTCGTCCGCGAGCACGGCGACGACCTGTCCACCGACGAGCTGGTCGGGATCGGCGGGCTGCTGCTGTTCGCCGGGCACGAGACCACCTCCAACATGCTCTCCCTCGGCACGCTCGCCCTGCTGCGCCACCCCGAGCAGCTCGACCTGCTCAGGAAGGAGCCGGAGCGGATCGACGCCACGGTGGAGGAGCTGCTGCGCTGGCTCAGCATCGTCAACTCCGGCACCACCAAGGTCGCCACCCGCGACACCGAGATCGGCGGCCAGCGGATCCAGGAGGGCGAGCAGGTGCTCGTCACCCTGCCCGCCGCCAACCGCGACCCGTCGTTCCTCCCGGACGCCGACGCCTTCGACCTCAGCCGCGGAGCGCCCGGCCACCTCGCGTTCGGCCACGGCGTACACCACTGCCTCGGCGCCCCGCTGGCCCGCATGGAGCTGCGGATCGCCTTCCCCGCCCTGCTCAAGCGCTTCCCGGGCCTGCGCGTGGCGGACGCGGAGCCGCAGTTCCGCGCGTCCTCCGTGGTGCACGGGCTCAGCTCCCTGGAGGTCACCTGGTGACGATCCGGGAAGTGCCGGCCGTCTCCCGCCGGTCAGGGGGCACACTGGTGTAAGGAACGGCCAGTGGAGACGGCGATGGCGGGCGAAGACGTTCAGAGGGATCGGCAGCCGGAAACGAGCGGGGGCACCGCACGCGAGCTCTCCGCGGAGCGGAGGGACACCGCGGGCAGGGCGCGGGACCGTGCCGCCGACGAGCGTGACCGGACCGCGCGGCACCGCGACGAGCTGGCCGATGCCCGCGACCAGGCGGCCGGCCTGCGCCGGCGGTACCAGGAGCAGCTCGGGGAGGCCGAGGACGCCCGCGATCGCCGCATGCACGACCTGCTGTGGGCGGCGGAGGCCAGGGACAGGGCCGCCGAGGAGCGCGACGAGGCCGCCGCCCGCCGCCAGGTCGCCCTGGGCGGGCAGTCGCCCGCCGTACGCGAGGAGTGGCGGCTGCTGTCCGATGACAGGGCGCAGGCGGCCGCCGACAGGGAGCGGAACCGGATGGAGCGCGCCGCCCTCCGCGTGGAGCTGGCGGCGCTGCGGGCCGACCGGCTGAAGGCGGAGCACGAGCAGGCGCAGGACCGGCGCGTCGCCGCCGCCGATCGGGAGGCCAGCGAGCACGACCGGGAGGCCAGCGCCCACGACAGGAAGGCCAGCGCGGGCGACCGGCGGCACGCCGCCCAGGGCCGGCTGGAGGCCAGGGTGGACCGGCAGCACGCCGCCGAGCAGGTCACGAGGTGGAAGCTGCGCCGCCGGGACTGATCGCCCTGGGAAAATGTCGGCCAGGGCGGATAACGTGCAAGCGTCATGCCTAGCGACGTCGCGGCGCACGAGCTGATCGGCAGGGAGCACCCCGCCGCGCTGCTGCGTGCCGAGATCACCAGGCTCATCGGCAGCCACGGCGGCCTGGTGCTGGTCACCGGCGAGGCGGGCATCGGCAAGACCACGCTCGTCACCGATGCGGCCGGCGAGGCCAGGCGGTGCGGCGCGCTGGTGGTGGGCGGCGCGTGCTGGGATTCCGGCGGCGCCCCCGGCTACTGGCCATGGGTGCAGGTCATCAGGGCGCTGAGGCGGGCCGCCACGCCGGAGGAGTGGGCGGCGGCCGAGGAGGCGGCGGGCGGCAGCCTGACGACCCTGCTGGGCGAGACACGGCCGGGCGACGGCCTCCAGCGGGCCGACCCGGCCGGCGAGCGACCCGCCGACGGTCGCCGGCGTGCCGACGCGGGGGGCGAGCGGCCCGCCGACGCGTTCCAGCTCTACGACGCGGTGACCTCCGCCCTGGTCGCGGTCTCCCAGCGGCGGCCGGTTCTCGTCGTCATCGACGACCTGCACGCCGCCGACCCGGCCTCGCTGCGGCTGCTGGAGTTCGCGGCGCGGCAGACGTGGTTCGAGCGGCTGCTGCTGATCGGCACCTACCGCGACACCGAGGTGGAGCCGGTCGACCACCCGCTGCGCGACCTGCTGTCGCCGCTCGTGGCCAAGGCCACCACGATCACGCTCACCGGGCTCGACCGGGCGGGCGTCGCCGCGCTCATGGCCCGCACCGCCGGCCACGAGCCGCCGCCCGAGCTGGTGGCGGAGGTCCACCTGCGTACGGGGGGAAACCCGTTCTTCGTCGAGCAGACCTCCCGGCTGTGGCGCAGCGGCGGCTCGGCCAGCGCCGTCGCGCCCGGCGTGCGCGACGCGCTGCTGCGCCGGCTGTCCCTGCTGCCGCGCCAGGTGGCGGAGCTGCTGCCCGCCGCGGCGGTGCTGGGGCGGGAGTTCCACCGCCAGGTGCTCGCCGCCGCCATCGCGGCCCCGGTCGCGCACGTCGATCGGCTGCTGGAGCTGGCCGTGGTGGCCAGGCTCGTGGTGACCAGGGGCGGCGGCGTGTTCGCGTTCGCCCACGACCTGGTGCGCGAGACGCTGTACGACTCGCTCGACGACCCGCGCGACCGCCACGCCGCCGTGGTCTCCGCCGTGGAGGGCTCGCCCGCCCTGGCCGGTCGGCTGCCGCCCAGCGACCTGGCCAGGCACGCCTACCTCGCGGGAGACAGGCTCGACCCCGAGCACGCCATCGGCCTGCTGCTCGACGGCGCCCGCGAGGCCAGGGGGCGGTTCGCGGCGGAGGAGCAGATCACGCACCTGCGCAGGGCGTACGAGCTGAGTGCCGCCGCGAGCCCGCACCGGCGCGGCGTGATCGCCCTCGACCTGGGCAGGGAGCTGCACCACGACGGTGAGCGCGAGGAGGCCAGGCGGCTGTTCGAGGAGGCCGCGGCCATCGCCCGCGACCTCGACGACCCCGAGCTGCCCGCCCGCGTCGCGCTGGTCCACCACAGCCACTACGGCCGCGACGCCTCCCTCGACCTGCTCAGAGACGCCCACCGCAGGCTGGTGGGCGGCCCCCCGGCGCCCGCCGACAGGCTCGCGATCGCCCTGGTGATACACCTGGCCAGGCTGGCCAGGCAGGGCGGTGACGACGACGCGCTCGCGTTCAGCCTGTGGGCGCACCACGACATCATCTGGGGGCCGGGCACGGCGGCGGAGCGGGTGGCGCTGACGGGTGAGCTGATCACCGTGGCGCGCCGCACCTCCGACCCCGACCTGGAGCACTTCGCCAGCGCGCTGCGCTGGGTGGCCATGATCGAGCAGGGCGACCCCCGCTACCTCGACGAGTTCCACGCCTACGCCGCCAAGGGCCGGCGCAGCGACCGCCCGCACCTGGAGATGTCCGTCAACGTCGACGCGAGCATCGTCGCCGGCCTCGAAGGGCGCTTCGCCGAGGCCGAGTCGCTGCTGGAGTCGGTCTACCCGGAGGCCAGGCAGGATCATTTCGTCTTCATGCTCAAGCACCACCAGTGGGCGCTGTCCGGGCTACAGGGCAAGGCCGACGGGCAGGAGCGGATGCTGCGCGAGCTCAGGGGTTCGGGTCACCCCTGCGTGCCGCTGCTGGAGGCGCTGACCGCGCTGCAGTCGGGCGACCTCGACACCGCGCTGCGCGGGCTCGACGTCGAGGAGCCGGGCGACCGCATGATCCAGCCGATCTGGCTGCGCTTCCAGGCCGAGCTGGCCGCGCTCACGCAGGACCCAGAGCTGTGCGCCCGGGTGCGGGCCCGGCTGGCGCCGCACCGGGGACAGTGGGTGGTGTCGCTGTTCGGCTGGGAGGTCAGCGGGCCGTACGATCTGTGGCTCGGCCGCGTGGACGCCGCACTGGAGCGCTGGGCGGAGGCCGTCGAGGAGCTCACCGCCGCCCACCGCGCGGCCGACGCGATGCGCGCGCGGCCGTGGTCCGTGCTCGCCCGCGCCCACCTTGCCGAGACGCTGCTCGCCCGCGCCGCGCCCGGCGACGCCGAGGCGGCGCGCGCCCTGTTCGAGGGGGTGCGCCGGGAGGCGGAGGAGCTGGGGATGCGCCACGTGCTGGAGTACGTACGGCCGGCGCCGCCGTCCGGGCTCGGCGGGACACCACCGGCCGGCCCCCCGCCGGAAGGTGCCTTGGGGTTGCTGGGAAACGCCTGGACGGGGGGCGGCACCTCCGGCAAGCAAGCCCCGGCTTCCGGCCGGGAGGTGCCTGACGGCGAGTTCCGGCGGGACGGCGCGGTCTGGTCGCTGGCCTTCGCCGGCCGCCTCGTGCACATGCCCGATACCAAAGGGCTACGCGACCTGCACACCCTGCTGAGCCGCCCGGGCGCCGACGTGCCGTCCGTGGTCCTGCTCGACCCCGAGGGCGGCAAGACGGTGATCGCGGCCCGCCGCATGGGCGGCGACGACGTGCTCGACGACGAGGCCAAGGCCCGGTACCGCCGCCGCCTGGGACAGCTCGACGAGGAGATCGACCGTGCCGCCGAGCGGGGCGACGACGACCGGGCGGCGCGGCTCGACGAGGAACGGGCCGCGCTGCTGTCCGAGCTGCGCGCCGCGGCGGGCCTGGGCGGGCGCACCCGGCGGCTGGGCGACGAGGCGGAGCGCGCCCGCAAGACGGTGACGGCCCGCATCCGCGACACCCTCCGCAAGCTCGACCACGCCCACCCCGAGCTGGCCGCCCACCTGCGCGCATCCGTCTCCACCGGCTCCACCTGCGGCTACCGGCCCCAGGAAGAGATCACCTGGCGCCTCTGGGCCTGAACGTTTCATCGCCTTTCCCGCGTCCGCGCTGGTCGCGGGAGCCACGACAAGGTTGATCTTGCAGCGGGGTTGACGCCCGTCGTGCAATTCACGGTGATCGCATCCCACGCCGTCCGGCCCTTCTTGAGGGGAGAACTGGTGCGTCGCAGAATCACCGCCCTAGCCCTGCTCGCGGTCACCGCCCTGGCGCCCGCCCTGGTCACGAGCACCCCGGCGCACGCCGCGCCCACGCTCCAGATGGTCTACAGCTACCTGCCCTATGACGTCTGCATCTCCTTCGGCCAGTCGGGCGTGCAGACCGGACGCTGGCAGACCTGGTGGTGCAGCACCCACTACCCGCAGACCTACCCGGGGTACTACACCTACGACCTGTGGGCGTACGTGAACTGACCGCCTCCGCCGGTGCGGGTGCCGCGGTGGGCGGCGCCCGCGCCGGTGCGGTCAGGGGTGTCCGGGGGGCGTAGCCATCCGGGGGTGCGCCACTGCTGAACGTTCGACCGGACACAGGTGCCCATGGACAGGGACCTGAAGTCGGGCTCCAGTTGCAGGCACAGATCGGTGGCGACGTGCCTGACCTCCCAGTGGAGCCAGTCGTTGTGCGGCGAGCGGAAGGTGAAGCGCCACAGCTGCTCAGGGCCGCCGGAACACGCCTGGCGTACGGGCCGCCGCCGCTCCCGCGCGGCGGACACGCCCAGGCACGTGCCCGAGATCTTCATCTCGTAGTCGCCCCGGGCGTCGCGCCGGTAGGTGAAGGCCTGGTTGTCTCGGCCGTGGCACTCCCAGGTGACCAGGTCCGTCATGCCGGCCGCCGCGTCCAGGCAGATCCCGTTCTGGGAGCTCGCCACCGAGCTGCCGAGACCGCCGGGCATGCGGCCGGTGACCAGCCAGCGCTGCGCGAGCTTGCCGGCGACACAGGTCCGCAGGACGAGGGAGGTGCCCGCGTCGGTCGAACCGAGGTTGGGCTCGACGCACATCCCGCCCTGCGAGATGGCGCCGTCACCGCTCACCCGCCAGAGCTGCTCCACGGACCCGTCGCAGGCGGCGTCGGTGAGGTAACCGCCCTCGGTGAGCTCGCGGGCCTCAGGGGTCAGGCAGCGCCGGGTCATGCGGTTGCGGATCTGGTAGTGGTACGACCCGTCGTGCTTGTCCGGCGAGAGGTCCCAGCGATAGAGCGGCACCGGGCCCTTGCTGATGATGGAGGGGCCGAGCCTGGCCCGCGGCGGAGCGGTCTCGGAGCCGGTCACGGCCAGGTACCGGCCGGGGGAGTACCTGGAGAGCACGGCCACGTCAGGCCGGTACAGCGACTCCCGGACGCGGCTCTCCGCGTACGCCACGTAACCCATGAAGGCCCCGGCCGCGCCCACGGCCAGCACCGTCACGAAGGCGGCCGGCCTGAGCCGGCGGTCGGGCCCGGGCGGCGGCGTCACCAGCCTGCGGTACGCCTCGATCCACGGCTCACCGGCGGCGGCGGGCACCTCGTGCACGGCGAGGAAGGCGCGGATGATCGGCTCGGCCCGCTCGGCGTCCTCCAGCCAGCGCGTGCCCTTCTCCTTCTGCGTGACCAGCTCCAGCTCGGCCCGCCCGACGCCGAGCCCGAGCTCGCCGGCCCGCCTGTCCAGCTCGGCGAACCGCGGCGAGCCCGCCTCCTCCCGCAGCTCCTTCAACAGCCGCTTGTACGCCTCCAGGTCACCGGCGGTGAACGGCTTGCCCGTGGCGGAGGCCCGTCGAGCCTTCACGTAGTCGCGCACCGGCGGCACGGCGCAGGCCAGGCAGGAGAACAGGAGGGCGGGCGGGACGTGGGCGGGATTGAACTGGGGCTCGCCGTCGGTGGAGAAGTTCAGGAAGATGCCCGCTCCCACGGTGAACAGCGCGCTGAGGCCGCCGATCAGGCCGATCTCCAGGGCCAGGTCGCGTACGTGCCTGCGCATCCAGCCTCCGCTCGCCACTGTGGGTCGCACCATGGTAACGGAAAGTATGCGTCACGGTTCGGTGTGCCGGCCGTTCACTTGCGGTTGTAGAGCCGCATCGTCAGCGTCCCGAAGACCACCACCAGCACCGCCGACGACACCAGCACCCACGTGATCTCCCCCATGTCCGGCGTCCCGCCCATCAGCGACCGCACCGAGCTGACCAGGTGCGAGATCGGGCTGGCGTTGACGAAGACCTGGAGCCAGCCCGGCATGGTGGAGGGGTCCACGTACACGTTGCTGAGGAAGGTCAGCGGCATCATCACCAGCATGCTGACGCCCATCACCGACTTCTCGTTGCGCATCAGCAGCCCGAACATCGTCCACAGCCACGAGAACGCGAACGAGAACACCAGCAGCAGCGCGATCCCGCCCAGCACCCCGGTGATGCCGCCCTGGGGACGGAAGCCCAGCAGCAGGCCGATCAGCAGGATGACGGTCGAGGCCATGAAGTAGCGCAGGACGTCGCCGAGCAGGTAGCCGACCATGGTGGACGGGCGCCAGATGGGCAGGGTGCGGAAGCGGTCGAAGACGCCCTTCTCGATGTCCTTGTTGACCTCCACCCCGGTGTACATGGTGATCATCACGACGCTGGTCACCATGATGCCCGGCAGCAGGAACTGCAGGTATTCGGTGGGGGAGCCGGCCAGGGCGCCGCCGAACAGGTACGTGAACATCAGCGTCATCATGATCGGGAACGCCGTCACGTCGAAGAGCTGCTCGGGCACGTGCTTGATCTTCAGCATGGCCCGCCAC
This window encodes:
- a CDS encoding AAA family ATPase, yielding MPSDVAAHELIGREHPAALLRAEITRLIGSHGGLVLVTGEAGIGKTTLVTDAAGEARRCGALVVGGACWDSGGAPGYWPWVQVIRALRRAATPEEWAAAEEAAGGSLTTLLGETRPGDGLQRADPAGERPADGRRRADAGGERPADAFQLYDAVTSALVAVSQRRPVLVVIDDLHAADPASLRLLEFAARQTWFERLLLIGTYRDTEVEPVDHPLRDLLSPLVAKATTITLTGLDRAGVAALMARTAGHEPPPELVAEVHLRTGGNPFFVEQTSRLWRSGGSASAVAPGVRDALLRRLSLLPRQVAELLPAAAVLGREFHRQVLAAAIAAPVAHVDRLLELAVVARLVVTRGGGVFAFAHDLVRETLYDSLDDPRDRHAAVVSAVEGSPALAGRLPPSDLARHAYLAGDRLDPEHAIGLLLDGAREARGRFAAEEQITHLRRAYELSAAASPHRRGVIALDLGRELHHDGEREEARRLFEEAAAIARDLDDPELPARVALVHHSHYGRDASLDLLRDAHRRLVGGPPAPADRLAIALVIHLARLARQGGDDDALAFSLWAHHDIIWGPGTAAERVALTGELITVARRTSDPDLEHFASALRWVAMIEQGDPRYLDEFHAYAAKGRRSDRPHLEMSVNVDASIVAGLEGRFAEAESLLESVYPEARQDHFVFMLKHHQWALSGLQGKADGQERMLRELRGSGHPCVPLLEALTALQSGDLDTALRGLDVEEPGDRMIQPIWLRFQAELAALTQDPELCARVRARLAPHRGQWVVSLFGWEVSGPYDLWLGRVDAALERWAEAVEELTAAHRAADAMRARPWSVLARAHLAETLLARAAPGDAEAARALFEGVRREAEELGMRHVLEYVRPAPPSGLGGTPPAGPPPEGALGLLGNAWTGGGTSGKQAPASGREVPDGEFRRDGAVWSLAFAGRLVHMPDTKGLRDLHTLLSRPGADVPSVVLLDPEGGKTVIAARRMGGDDVLDDEAKARYRRRLGQLDEEIDRAAERGDDDRAARLDEERAALLSELRAAAGLGGRTRRLGDEAERARKTVTARIRDTLRKLDHAHPELAAHLRASVSTGSTCGYRPQEEITWRLWA
- a CDS encoding RICIN domain-containing protein, with the protein product MVRPTVASGGWMRRHVRDLALEIGLIGGLSALFTVGAGIFLNFSTDGEPQFNPAHVPPALLFSCLACAVPPVRDYVKARRASATGKPFTAGDLEAYKRLLKELREEAGSPRFAELDRRAGELGLGVGRAELELVTQKEKGTRWLEDAERAEPIIRAFLAVHEVPAAAGEPWIEAYRRLVTPPPGPDRRLRPAAFVTVLAVGAAGAFMGYVAYAESRVRESLYRPDVAVLSRYSPGRYLAVTGSETAPPRARLGPSIISKGPVPLYRWDLSPDKHDGSYHYQIRNRMTRRCLTPEARELTEGGYLTDAACDGSVEQLWRVSGDGAISQGGMCVEPNLGSTDAGTSLVLRTCVAGKLAQRWLVTGRMPGGLGSSVASSQNGICLDAAAGMTDLVTWECHGRDNQAFTYRRDARGDYEMKISGTCLGVSAARERRRPVRQACSGGPEQLWRFTFRSPHNDWLHWEVRHVATDLCLQLEPDFRSLSMGTCVRSNVQQWRTPGWLRPPDTPDRTGAGAAHRGTRTGGGGQFTYAHRS
- a CDS encoding cytochrome P450, which gives rise to MSETSTMPLHMRRVEFHPAPELAAARDEDRVKRITTAFGTEAWLVTRYADVREVLGDAERFKIAPTNIARLPGAPPMTEEQLAKVRAGNLLGVDPPEHTRLRRMLTPEFTIRRIDRLEPRIRRIVEDHLDALEAAGAPADLVPSFALPIPSLVICELLGVPYEDREGFQQRTARMLDMSLPGEQRMMLQFEQRAYMEGLIARIQADPGEELLGMLVREHGDDLSTDELVGIGGLLLFAGHETTSNMLSLGTLALLRHPEQLDLLRKEPERIDATVEELLRWLSIVNSGTTKVATRDTEIGGQRIQEGEQVLVTLPAANRDPSFLPDADAFDLSRGAPGHLAFGHGVHHCLGAPLARMELRIAFPALLKRFPGLRVADAEPQFRASSVVHGLSSLEVTW
- a CDS encoding ABC transporter permease translates to MTTTTDTAYAPATEALATVLAPTARPPRPSAWSACMTFGWRAMLKIKHVPEQLFDVTAFPIMMTLMFTYLFGGALAGSPTEYLQFLLPGIMVTSVVMITMYTGVEVNKDIEKGVFDRFRTLPIWRPSTMVGYLLGDVLRYFMASTVILLIGLLLGFRPQGGITGVLGGIALLLVFSFAFSWLWTMFGLLMRNEKSVMGVSMLVMMPLTFLSNVYVDPSTMPGWLQVFVNASPISHLVSSVRSLMGGTPDMGEITWVLVSSAVLVVVFGTLTMRLYNRK